A part of Synechococcus sp. KORDI-49 genomic DNA contains:
- a CDS encoding dual specificity protein phosphatase family protein — MQRSRYFRINWVLVDQLAIGPAPRAERHLDRLREAGIQCVLSLCAPDEASPPAGLDDGFRTSRYVLPDHRAGRLPTLAELETALGHLAELQQHGPVFVHCVAAMERSPLVCLAWLVRQHRMSPERALDYLMQQHPGTNPLPGQLALLHELRVQPTAA; from the coding sequence ATGCAACGCTCCCGTTATTTCCGCATCAACTGGGTGCTGGTCGATCAACTCGCCATTGGCCCAGCCCCTCGAGCCGAACGCCACCTTGATCGCCTGCGTGAAGCCGGCATCCAATGTGTGCTCAGCCTCTGCGCCCCCGACGAAGCCTCACCACCTGCAGGCTTGGACGACGGGTTCCGCACCAGTCGTTACGTTTTGCCGGATCACCGTGCCGGCCGTCTTCCCACTCTGGCTGAACTGGAAACAGCACTGGGTCATCTGGCCGAGCTGCAGCAGCACGGTCCGGTCTTCGTTCACTGCGTAGCAGCGATGGAGCGATCGCCCCTGGTCTGCCTGGCCTGGTTGGTGCGCCAGCACCGCATGAGCCCAGAACGAGCCCTCGATTACCTAATGCAGCAGCATCCCGGCACGAACCCCTTGCCGGGCCAGTTGGCCTTGCTGCATGAGCTGCGGGTTCAACCAACTGCAGCCTGA
- a CDS encoding class I SAM-dependent methyltransferase, which produces MIDPKDVIRHTSVERLNQSADNYFSSVTDLTHLLSKPFSDIREVPDLLMNIGLLIKGLRLGKSMTVLEMAAGSCWLSRYLCELRCHVIACDVSPAALEIGKQLFQKLPLVRQPIAEPSFLLFDGHQLELESDSIDRVIFNDGFHHVPNIHQVLSEIYRVLKPGGIAGFAEPGRHHSRSAQSQIEMSSYSVLENDINLQEINDVAKSVGFGDLNTAILSDGYVQPDQHRQILNNAMSIETSGQILKSCTQTMSNKTIFFLSKGEFVPDSRSAEGLACAIELLRREEFEYKLKLSMKILNTGSSKWLCRNFADIGIVKVGVQLLSLDQLLINDSYKRFDLGQDVSPGQQLFIELEIPLPADHGSRLLRIDLVSEDVCWFGHLGSTPMLVTL; this is translated from the coding sequence GTGATTGATCCCAAGGATGTTATTCGACACACGTCAGTCGAAAGATTGAATCAATCGGCAGATAATTATTTTTCCTCGGTAACAGACTTGACGCATCTGTTGAGTAAACCATTCAGTGATATTCGGGAGGTTCCTGATTTGTTAATGAATATAGGTCTTTTGATCAAGGGGCTGCGCCTTGGGAAATCAATGACTGTTTTAGAAATGGCAGCTGGATCGTGTTGGCTTAGTCGTTATCTTTGTGAGTTGCGCTGTCACGTGATTGCTTGTGATGTTTCGCCAGCTGCTCTAGAAATTGGGAAGCAATTATTTCAAAAGCTACCATTGGTTAGGCAGCCGATCGCAGAACCAAGCTTTTTACTTTTTGATGGTCACCAACTTGAGCTTGAGAGTGATTCAATTGATCGTGTGATATTTAATGACGGTTTTCATCATGTTCCAAACATTCATCAGGTTTTATCCGAGATTTATCGAGTCTTAAAGCCTGGAGGCATTGCAGGTTTCGCTGAACCTGGTCGTCATCACTCCCGCTCTGCCCAGTCTCAAATTGAGATGAGCAGCTACAGCGTTCTGGAGAATGATATCAATCTTCAGGAAATCAATGATGTCGCTAAATCGGTTGGGTTTGGTGATTTAAATACAGCTATTCTCAGTGATGGATACGTACAGCCTGATCAGCATCGGCAGATTTTAAACAATGCAATGAGTATTGAAACTTCAGGTCAAATACTGAAAAGCTGTACCCAGACAATGTCGAATAAAACAATATTCTTTCTTTCAAAGGGGGAGTTTGTTCCGGATAGTCGTTCGGCAGAAGGTCTGGCTTGCGCTATTGAGCTATTGCGCAGGGAGGAGTTCGAATACAAATTAAAGCTGTCGATGAAGATCTTAAATACAGGTTCCTCTAAATGGCTCTGTAGAAATTTTGCGGATATTGGAATTGTCAAGGTTGGAGTTCAGCTCTTAAGCCTCGATCAGTTGCTTATCAATGATTCCTATAAGCGGTTTGATTTAGGTCAAGACGTTTCCCCGGGTCAGCAGTTATTCATTGAGCTTGAAATTCCTTTGCCGGCCGATCATGGCTCAAGATTGTTGCGAATTGATCTTGTCTCAGAAGATGTTTGTTGGTTTGGCCATCTTGGAAGCACACCTATGCTGGTTACTTTGTGA
- a CDS encoding polysaccharide biosynthesis/export family protein — protein MPLLRSLALSLAFGWAAAVPALSAETVLSPEEPLQEDVYIIGPGDVLDLKLFDAAELSGPLEVLNDGSVPLPLVGSVRLSGLTLQQATVWVQQLMSKELLRPDLQLRVVKPRPIRVALVGQVERPGIYSLTSSETGQTEGGPAIRLSGLPTVVDAIQKAGGITQQANLRGVVLQRRLPGMDKPLSYKQAELDLLDLVLEGNQSQNPFLFDGDTIRITQAEETPKEAVELAAVNLSPQVITVNVIGEVLKPGRVELQANTPLVQAVLAAGGPKNWRASKGNVELVRINRNGSATLKKFKINLGEGASNEKNPPLRDGDSVKVNRSPLARASDAINAVSQPLGGLVQIWTLFRLINTN, from the coding sequence ATGCCCCTGTTGCGTTCTCTTGCGTTGTCACTGGCATTTGGATGGGCGGCAGCGGTTCCAGCGCTGTCGGCCGAGACGGTTCTCTCACCCGAAGAGCCCCTACAGGAGGACGTTTACATCATTGGACCCGGTGATGTACTTGATTTGAAATTGTTTGATGCGGCTGAGTTGTCCGGCCCTCTGGAGGTGCTGAACGACGGAAGTGTGCCGTTGCCACTGGTGGGAAGTGTGCGGCTCAGCGGGCTGACCTTGCAGCAGGCCACTGTGTGGGTGCAGCAGCTGATGAGCAAGGAACTGCTGCGGCCGGATCTGCAACTGCGGGTGGTGAAGCCCCGCCCGATTCGGGTGGCCTTGGTGGGGCAGGTGGAGCGCCCGGGGATTTATTCGCTCACCTCCAGCGAAACAGGTCAAACCGAGGGTGGTCCTGCAATTCGGTTGAGCGGCTTACCAACGGTGGTGGATGCGATCCAGAAGGCGGGGGGCATCACGCAGCAGGCCAACCTGCGCGGTGTGGTGCTGCAGCGGCGCCTGCCTGGCATGGACAAGCCGCTCAGCTATAAGCAGGCGGAGCTGGATTTGCTGGATCTGGTGCTAGAGGGCAACCAGAGCCAGAACCCATTTCTGTTTGATGGCGACACGATCCGGATCACCCAGGCGGAGGAGACCCCAAAAGAGGCGGTTGAGTTGGCCGCGGTGAATCTTTCGCCCCAGGTGATCACGGTGAATGTCATCGGCGAGGTGCTCAAACCAGGTCGGGTGGAATTGCAGGCCAACACGCCTTTGGTTCAGGCGGTGCTAGCTGCTGGTGGCCCGAAGAACTGGCGTGCGAGCAAAGGCAATGTGGAGCTGGTGCGGATCAACCGCAATGGCAGTGCCACGCTCAAAAAATTCAAGATCAACTTGGGGGAAGGGGCATCGAATGAGAAGAATCCGCCGCTGCGGGATGGGGATTCGGTGAAGGTGAATCGCAGCCCATTGGCTCGAGCTAGTGATGCGATCAACGCGGTGAGTCAGCCCCTGGGCGGGCTGGTGCAGATCTGGACCTTGTTCCGCTTGATCAACACCA
- a CDS encoding rhamnan synthesis F family protein: MARWLCRLPLVEVAQASESLEAARCLGVAGWLVSLRIQSDGSIPLDEASSLFAIDAGLPVALELEITTSVHKEQLKQIIQDLLPWLLHPKAFRLNTRTLLFVRECLGLDSETSCCSMLRECFEQLGCSQIPLLFGLVGHSPNQFDGCYERVLLPNFSSIEHRVNYEIHLHDAHWRDSGVDWQIPAVRALSAEERSRYINANALRYREWLQHLSHWADLQRNGASDALVILESWAGHCDWWEPQSKAAFKIDQDIKVLPIQARKWGQPVNHHVALFLHGYYLDGLAALLKRLRPDMSSGLDLYVSTPIWQLPAVVELLRRQSWPCVRLFGVPNRGRDLAPFILQLLPEALRHEHQAFIKLHTKSSPHLVDGGDWGEHLISSLINLEQLEALPSRLAQEPTLGLQAPAGTLVPMSLLLQNNGKHLLDLQRQSGLNGKSILSSRFIAGSMFCGRLASLSPLLDLGLTLNSFEPESGQTDGTMAHAMERWIGMVVTQQGYFLEELPGDPHAVPEFGYRSRSID, translated from the coding sequence ATGGCACGTTGGCTTTGTCGTCTGCCCCTTGTGGAGGTTGCTCAGGCCTCTGAGTCGCTCGAGGCCGCAAGATGCCTTGGGGTCGCTGGCTGGTTGGTTTCATTGAGGATCCAGTCGGATGGATCCATTCCTTTGGACGAGGCATCCTCACTATTTGCGATTGACGCAGGTTTGCCTGTGGCACTCGAGTTGGAGATCACAACCTCTGTTCATAAAGAGCAGCTTAAGCAAATCATTCAGGATCTCTTGCCTTGGTTGCTTCACCCCAAAGCTTTCCGACTCAACACAAGAACGCTTCTGTTTGTGCGTGAATGTTTAGGCCTTGATTCTGAGACTAGCTGCTGCTCCATGCTGCGAGAGTGTTTTGAACAGCTTGGTTGTTCTCAGATTCCCTTGTTATTTGGTCTGGTTGGTCATTCCCCTAACCAGTTCGATGGATGTTATGAGCGAGTTTTATTGCCCAATTTTTCCTCGATAGAGCATCGTGTCAATTACGAGATTCATCTCCATGATGCGCATTGGCGGGATAGTGGAGTTGATTGGCAAATTCCTGCCGTTCGGGCTCTGAGCGCAGAAGAACGCAGTAGATACATCAACGCCAACGCTCTGCGTTATAGAGAGTGGCTGCAGCACTTAAGTCATTGGGCTGACTTGCAGCGAAATGGTGCCTCTGATGCGCTGGTGATTCTTGAAAGCTGGGCTGGTCATTGCGACTGGTGGGAACCTCAAAGCAAGGCAGCATTCAAGATTGATCAAGACATAAAAGTGTTACCAATTCAGGCACGCAAATGGGGACAACCAGTCAATCACCATGTGGCTCTTTTTCTCCATGGTTACTATTTAGATGGCCTGGCTGCTTTGTTAAAGCGATTACGTCCTGACATGAGCTCGGGCCTCGATCTCTATGTGAGTACGCCGATCTGGCAACTTCCTGCAGTCGTCGAGTTGTTACGCCGTCAGAGCTGGCCATGCGTTCGCCTATTTGGCGTTCCGAACAGAGGGCGTGATTTGGCTCCGTTCATACTTCAACTGCTCCCTGAGGCTTTGCGTCATGAGCACCAGGCCTTCATCAAGCTGCACACGAAGTCATCACCTCATCTCGTTGATGGCGGTGACTGGGGGGAACATTTAATTTCATCCCTCATCAATTTAGAGCAGTTGGAAGCTCTGCCGTCGAGGCTTGCTCAAGAACCAACTCTTGGGCTACAAGCACCTGCAGGAACTTTGGTTCCGATGAGTTTGCTGCTACAAAATAATGGAAAACATTTGCTTGATTTACAACGTCAGTCGGGATTGAATGGGAAAAGCATTTTGTCAAGTCGATTCATTGCTGGGAGTATGTTTTGTGGTCGCTTAGCTTCGCTGAGTCCTTTATTAGATCTTGGATTAACGCTCAATTCTTTCGAGCCTGAGAGTGGTCAAACCGATGGGACGATGGCGCACGCCATGGAACGTTGGATTGGCATGGTTGTGACTCAACAGGGCTACTTCCTAGAGGAACTCCCAGGGGATCCCCATGCTGTGCCAGAATTTGGATATAGGTCCAGATCAATTGATTAG
- a CDS encoding polysaccharide biosynthesis tyrosine autokinase, which yields MSNLVAAPGQSPDFDARNVQTVRVHEVGTNEPIGTEDEIDLRELWRALQRRKKLVGVTAGSIIVLAALFTTYQRLFRPVYEGSFSLLITDPISNEGGGRSGMANVEGTMFEQLARNTTSNDIPTLIEVLQSPVLLQPVADKFELTTDALRSRVDISTGGAKRKEAEGVLNVRLTGRNPIEDERLLNALSNTYLQAALQQRQQRLADGLAFLNKQAPSLQTRLDQLQGELADFRTRYSLLEPTAEGGALKKRETAMAAQVLGLEADRNRLLKVRGEIASGTLTARGFQEAIGQNNGGGQANSGLTVSDVDQSLLQQLLKVETELAEARSRYNPGSSMVLGLEERLNQLRPLLRQNQLEAADAALSLNAGRLATARMQQATLNQQFLQQPGLIKQYEALQQRLEIAKQNLAGLVSAREKFQLEIAQRSVPWRVIAEPTINPKPIKPSVPRNLALGTVLGLVAGAAAGLLRDRMDHVFHHAGEVKDDLGLPLLGHIPHVEFFKGVREDKRFLLQELDRSVTGEDDPEAAKQRRYQRFLYQEAFRNLFTSIRFLNSDQPLRSIALTSSLPAEGKSLVNVLLAKTLSEMGQRILLIDADLRKPQMHVRLGLNNLSGLSNVLTEDDQTWRDAVQTVPGYQNWSVLTAGRRPPDPTRLLSSNRMRSLVNELEASGQFDLVLFDTPPVLGLADAALVAEHCDGLMLLVSLDRVDRSLPKESVSRIRSSGAPLLGIVTNALKPEKQSAAYGYGKYGYGKYGYGKYGYGGYGGYGYGGYGYAAYDTSAAYAYYANDEDDTQSSDNGDSPAAVTTRKRRSLQPSSNGNGKVNDKAPNLRDRWRAQRQRLMKWLDN from the coding sequence ATGTCGAATCTGGTGGCCGCGCCGGGGCAATCACCGGATTTTGATGCCCGCAACGTTCAGACGGTGCGAGTGCACGAGGTCGGCACCAACGAACCCATTGGTACCGAAGACGAAATTGATCTACGCGAACTGTGGCGAGCCCTACAACGCCGCAAAAAGCTCGTCGGGGTGACCGCCGGCAGCATCATCGTGCTGGCAGCCCTGTTCACGACCTATCAACGCCTGTTCCGGCCCGTCTATGAGGGCTCTTTCTCCCTGCTGATCACAGACCCGATCAGCAATGAAGGTGGCGGTCGATCAGGCATGGCCAACGTGGAAGGCACGATGTTCGAACAGCTGGCCCGTAATACCACCAGCAACGACATCCCCACCCTGATCGAAGTGCTGCAAAGCCCAGTGCTGCTTCAACCGGTTGCCGACAAGTTTGAGCTCACTACTGATGCACTGAGGTCGCGCGTCGACATCAGCACGGGTGGCGCCAAACGCAAGGAAGCTGAAGGCGTTCTGAACGTGCGTCTCACCGGCCGCAACCCGATTGAAGACGAGAGGCTGCTCAATGCATTGAGCAACACCTACTTACAGGCAGCCCTGCAGCAGCGCCAGCAACGCCTCGCTGATGGCCTCGCATTCCTCAACAAACAAGCCCCTTCGCTGCAGACCAGGCTCGATCAACTGCAGGGCGAACTGGCGGACTTCCGCACCCGTTATTCGCTGCTGGAGCCCACAGCAGAAGGTGGAGCGCTGAAGAAACGCGAAACCGCCATGGCTGCCCAGGTGCTTGGACTGGAGGCTGATCGCAACCGGCTTCTGAAAGTGCGCGGGGAGATCGCCAGCGGCACCCTCACTGCCCGTGGCTTTCAGGAAGCCATCGGCCAGAACAATGGTGGCGGGCAGGCCAACAGCGGCCTGACCGTGAGCGATGTGGACCAAAGCCTGCTGCAACAACTGCTCAAGGTGGAAACGGAGCTGGCGGAAGCCCGCTCCCGCTACAACCCCGGCTCCTCGATGGTGCTGGGTCTGGAGGAACGGCTCAACCAACTCAGGCCGCTGCTCCGACAAAACCAATTGGAGGCTGCCGATGCGGCCCTAAGCCTCAATGCCGGCCGCTTAGCCACCGCCCGCATGCAACAGGCCACCCTCAACCAGCAGTTCCTGCAGCAGCCGGGCCTGATCAAGCAATACGAAGCCCTTCAGCAACGCCTGGAGATCGCCAAGCAGAACCTCGCTGGTTTGGTGTCGGCCCGCGAGAAATTTCAACTGGAGATCGCCCAGCGCAGCGTGCCCTGGCGCGTGATTGCCGAGCCCACGATCAACCCCAAACCGATCAAACCATCGGTTCCCCGCAACCTGGCCCTCGGCACCGTTCTTGGCTTGGTCGCCGGCGCAGCTGCCGGGCTGCTGCGCGACCGCATGGACCATGTGTTCCACCACGCCGGTGAAGTCAAAGACGACCTCGGCCTGCCCCTGCTTGGTCACATCCCGCACGTGGAGTTTTTCAAAGGCGTCCGGGAAGACAAACGCTTCCTGCTTCAAGAACTGGACAGGTCCGTAACCGGCGAAGACGACCCCGAAGCCGCCAAACAGCGTCGCTACCAGCGATTTTTATATCAGGAAGCCTTCCGCAACTTGTTCACATCCATCCGCTTCCTCAACAGCGACCAGCCGTTGCGCTCCATCGCCCTGACCAGTTCATTGCCGGCAGAAGGCAAGTCCCTCGTGAATGTACTGCTGGCCAAGACCCTCTCGGAAATGGGCCAGCGAATCCTTCTGATTGACGCTGACCTGCGCAAGCCGCAGATGCACGTGCGCCTCGGCCTCAACAACCTCAGTGGCCTCAGCAACGTGCTCACAGAAGACGACCAGACCTGGCGTGATGCCGTTCAGACCGTTCCCGGTTACCAGAACTGGAGCGTATTGACCGCCGGCAGGAGGCCACCGGACCCCACCCGCCTGCTCAGCTCCAACCGCATGCGCTCGCTGGTGAACGAACTTGAGGCATCAGGCCAGTTCGATCTGGTGCTGTTTGACACGCCACCTGTGCTCGGCCTGGCTGATGCCGCCCTGGTGGCTGAGCACTGCGACGGTCTCATGCTGCTTGTCAGCCTGGATCGCGTGGATCGCTCCCTTCCGAAGGAATCCGTCTCACGCATCCGCAGCAGCGGCGCGCCGCTGCTGGGCATCGTCACCAACGCCCTCAAGCCTGAAAAGCAAAGCGCTGCCTATGGCTACGGCAAATACGGCTATGGCAAGTACGGCTACGGCAAATACGGCTATGGCGGTTACGGGGGTTATGGCTACGGCGGCTATGGCTACGCCGCTTACGACACCTCCGCCGCCTACGCCTATTACGCCAATGATGAGGACGACACCCAGTCCAGTGACAACGGCGATTCACCCGCAGCCGTGACAACCCGCAAACGCCGCAGCCTGCAGCCATCCAGCAATGGCAATGGAAAAGTCAACGACAAAGCGCCAAACCTGCGCGATCGTTGGCGGGCCCAGCGTCAGCGGCTGATGAAGTGGCTGGACAACTGA
- a CDS encoding glycosyltransferase produces the protein MANLLELMGQSVESLNQKLEDQLSSPLDQDLYLSVQTPSWSITEITVKTSALRADQISCSMYVEGASTNGVAIFDNKSQTYNIQYRLFWQDSVIPELINLAIHPGASCKITKISASEHISPWQIMKTIRKDVPMKNRDDALQWACIHGFQEYNYLHQDEEAIHSLNQLIGTIQKHRRFECYLWNARSDVQSSFSTINNPDFDRWVSNHSHEDHRLPIRPQKNILQIRSPNCKLWSQRMFGVNLFGYYSEALGIGEDCRTAHAALEMAGIPTKINDIPTKQCPKELKQAFLDQPDDIAPFAFNLFCINCEEHARILLELGKGVSANRYNIGYWPWELERWPKQWRPMISLVDEIWSSSLHTYNSLEPEIKFRSRPALQHLPLSVIADKPQSQQEKAKWRQLFNINTDTVVFICSFDGRSGFWRKNPWGSVKAFQLAFPTNQQSLEGAQNNVQLVIKCMHGKIDQNALRELGRICASDSRILLINSKLSRENLLGLYGCCDALISLHRAEGFGRNLAEAFLAGLDVIATNYSGNLDFCDGPLYHPINFKKTELLRSHYPHGEGQIWAEPSLHDAAIAMQKVYQKRSKSLATTSSLHRDRETYRERFSIQRIGRLYAERLEQIWSKKKSLEETLYWQDN, from the coding sequence ATGGCCAACCTTCTCGAGCTGATGGGGCAATCAGTTGAATCACTCAATCAAAAGCTGGAAGACCAGCTCAGCTCGCCACTTGATCAAGATCTCTACCTTTCGGTCCAGACACCGAGCTGGAGCATTACCGAGATCACTGTCAAGACATCAGCCTTGCGGGCTGATCAGATCAGTTGCTCAATGTATGTCGAAGGAGCAAGCACAAATGGAGTCGCCATCTTTGACAATAAGTCACAGACTTACAACATTCAGTACAGACTCTTCTGGCAAGATTCCGTCATTCCAGAACTGATCAACCTGGCAATCCACCCAGGCGCTAGCTGTAAAATAACAAAAATATCAGCGTCAGAACATATATCGCCATGGCAAATCATGAAAACAATAAGAAAAGACGTACCGATGAAAAATCGCGACGACGCCCTGCAATGGGCATGCATTCATGGATTCCAAGAATATAACTACCTTCACCAAGACGAAGAAGCTATTCACTCTTTGAATCAGCTCATCGGCACAATACAAAAGCATCGTCGATTTGAATGTTATCTATGGAACGCACGATCGGATGTGCAAAGCAGCTTTTCGACAATCAACAATCCAGACTTCGACCGCTGGGTAAGCAACCACAGCCATGAAGATCATAGGCTCCCAATCAGGCCACAAAAAAATATTCTTCAAATTCGATCACCAAATTGCAAATTGTGGAGCCAACGAATGTTTGGCGTTAATTTATTTGGCTACTACAGTGAAGCTTTAGGCATTGGAGAGGACTGCCGCACTGCTCATGCGGCGCTTGAAATGGCTGGCATCCCCACCAAAATCAATGACATCCCTACAAAGCAATGTCCAAAAGAATTAAAACAAGCCTTTTTAGATCAGCCTGACGACATAGCCCCCTTTGCATTCAATCTCTTTTGCATAAACTGCGAAGAACATGCGCGGATTCTTCTTGAGCTTGGCAAAGGGGTGTCTGCCAATCGTTACAATATTGGGTATTGGCCTTGGGAATTAGAACGCTGGCCCAAGCAATGGCGACCAATGATCAGCCTGGTTGATGAAATTTGGTCATCAAGCCTTCACACATACAACAGCCTTGAACCTGAGATCAAGTTCAGAAGCAGACCTGCATTACAGCATCTCCCACTGAGCGTTATTGCAGATAAACCACAATCACAGCAAGAGAAGGCGAAATGGCGACAATTATTCAATATAAATACCGATACTGTGGTCTTTATCTGTTCTTTTGATGGTCGCTCAGGATTTTGGCGCAAAAACCCCTGGGGGTCTGTCAAAGCATTTCAACTGGCCTTCCCAACCAATCAACAATCACTAGAAGGTGCTCAAAATAATGTTCAGCTTGTGATTAAGTGCATGCATGGTAAAATTGACCAAAATGCTTTAAGAGAGCTAGGAAGAATCTGCGCATCCGACTCTCGCATTCTGTTAATTAACTCCAAGCTTTCCAGAGAAAATCTTCTTGGATTATACGGATGCTGTGACGCGCTAATTTCTCTTCATCGTGCAGAAGGATTTGGACGCAACCTTGCTGAGGCTTTTCTTGCTGGCCTCGATGTGATTGCTACTAATTACTCTGGAAATCTAGACTTTTGCGATGGGCCTCTATATCATCCAATTAATTTCAAAAAAACCGAATTACTTAGAAGTCATTACCCTCATGGCGAAGGCCAGATCTGGGCTGAACCGAGTTTACATGATGCCGCGATTGCGATGCAGAAAGTTTATCAGAAGCGATCAAAATCTTTGGCAACTACAAGTTCACTCCACAGAGACAGAGAAACCTACAGAGAGCGCTTTTCAATCCAGCGAATTGGACGGCTGTATGCAGAGCGACTTGAACAGATCTGGAGCAAAAAGAAATCCCTAGAAGAAACTCTTTACTGGCAAGACAATTAG